GGTGCTCTGATGATCGTTGGGCTAGTGATGATAGTCGTCGTAGGTCTCAATATTCCGTCTGACCAAGAGGCTCGTCATACAGATATTAATTATCCACTGAATTTTAGGGTATTACCTAGTGATGAAGTCGCGAATGCACCAGAGAATGATACAAATAAGATCAGTGAAATCATACAAGGCCAAGCAGAAATAAAGCTCAACAATACGCTTGGTAAATCGGCTTGGTATATTTCTAACTTTATTTATGTTCTTCAAGCCATTGTTGTGATGATTACGCTTCATTACTTACGAAAGTTGTTCGCTAATTTTGCTCAGCGCCACTACTTTACGCAAGCTAATGCAATGTATATCAGGCGTATCGCATTTATCATTATAGGGAGTTGCGTTGTATACCCTATCGTTATCTATTCTGGTGGATTAATGATTTTGAACGACATTGGCAGCTTTAATGCTCAAATCGAGCTATCTCCCTCAATATCATTACCTATTACCGGACTGATTATAGGGTTGGCGTTGTTGGTGCTTGCGCAGCTATTAGACGAGGCCGTGGAAATTTATAAAGAGCAGACGCTGACAATTTAAAATGAAGAAAACAATAAAAATAAATTTAGATATGGTGATGCTTCAACGAAAAATGTCACTCACTGAGTTGTCAGAAAAAGTGGGTATTACTATGGCCAATCTTTCTACCCTTAAAACAGGAAAAGCAAAGGCAATTCGTTTTAGCACGTTGCTCGCGTTGTGCGAGGCTCTTGACTGCGAGCCGGGTGATTTAATTCAAACGGAGTGACTTATTTATTGGGCTTAAGGTGTAACAATCAACGCTCTGTAATCCCAGCTTTGCAAAACACCGTCAGATGAAAGAGTAACAAGGTCACCGTCGTTGTTTATTGTTAAGGCATGTGTGGTGGCCTCGCTTGAGTAACGTGTTATTTCCCACGATGCTTGCTCTTCGCCGGTATTGGCATTCCACAGGGTTACCACAGATTTAGGTGACGTGGTTACAAGGTACTCACCATTTTCAAGAAATAACCCCTTTCTAAAAAAGCGAAACCGCTCAAAAAACGAAAGTTCTGTAATCACTTCATTGTGGGCAAGGTCAATAATTTCGTGGCTGTTCAGTGCATCAGATATAAAAGCACGTTGTGATTGTGAATCTATCACCGATGCCGTGATGCGACTGCGATAGTGCCGTTGATGAACTACATCATTTTGCGTTAAATCCCATAAGAACCATTGTTTGTCTATACCACCTGCGAATGCGTAGCTTTCGGATGCATACCCCACGTGAAGTACTTTCATTGTATTGTGGCTGAATTGCAAAGCAGTTCCTTGTGCAAAGTCTAACTCGAGTACGGTTCCATCGGTCATACCAACCAGCGCACTGTCGCCCTCGGGGGAAAACTGCATTGATGAAGCCGTAGCACCAGAGTCTTTCCCGTGAAACTGCCAGCTACCTAATATCTTACCCGTATGCAGGTTTATTAATGTGGTACTCCAATACCCTGTAACCGCCAGCCATTTTTTATTGCTTGAGAGTGTGATGATAGCTAGCGCTTCTTGGCCCAGTTCATCCTGACGCCATATATAGCGTTGTTGCTTGCTATTGGTGTCCCACAATGACACAGAATGATCATTATGGATAAAGGCTGCCAAGCTGGCGTCACTAGATAATGCTGCTTGTTTAACAGGAATTTTGGTTAGTCGAGTTTCTTCAACAGGCAATACAGGCGCGTCTTCTTTACAACCTTGTTGCATGACAAGTAGTAAACTAACGATACATGCAGTCAGCGTTTTGCGAACAAGTGCGTCATAACTAAGCATTGGGTTCTCTTGGTGTTTATTATTATTCTTATTCTGTAGCTATTTGTGCAATTGCGGCTAGTCTTGCTTCTTCCAATGCAGGCTTTATAGCAGGCCCTTTTATGCCTTGAGCAATGATCTGTTGAACGTCAACCTGTGTCGCGGCATTTAATGCCAAAAGGATTTGCTCACTGCGTATGTCCCAATTCATACCGTGGTAGTGTGCATAAGGTGCAACAGCATCAAGTACCATTAAAAAGCGCTCTGCTCGTCGCCACGTGTCACACCCATTAAAAAGGGTAAGCAATGACTGAGCTGTATTGTCTTCCTCTAGTAATAACGCCTTAAATTTGCACACTAGCAGCGCGACATCACTCACTTGGTTTTGCACTTTTAGTCGTGTACACAAGCTCTTTACTTCATCTTCAGAGAGGTGTGCGGTTAGTGCCGCAAATCTAACTGTTAGGCTATCTGTGTTACTGCGGGGTTTTATTGTTGCAGACAGAGCCAAGGTTGGTATGGCGTCTTCAATGGTTGGTACAATTTCACAAAACCAGTCTTCAAGCGCGTGTACGTTGCTCAGTACTTGGAAAAATACTTCAGGCGTTTTTTCTTGTAGGCTTCGTTTGGTCTCTTGCCATACCCGTTCCGCCGTGAGACTTTTAAGCTCTCCACTTTTTGCCATCGTTGTCATTAGCGCTTCTGTTTCTTGCGCAATGGTAAACCCTAAATAGGCATAGCGTGTTGCGAATCGTGCCACACGGAATACGCGAAGAGGGTCTTCGCTAAACGCATCAGACACGTGACGTAATATACGACTTTCAAGATCTACTCGACCGTTATACGGGTCGATAATAGTGCCACTGCTATCTTGCGCCATGGCATTCACAGTAAGGTCGCGCCGCATAAGATCTTCTTCCAGCGTGACTGAGGTTGACGCGTCACAAATAAAACCTGTATATCCTTTTCCCGATTTTCTCTCTGTTCGCGCAAGGGCATATTCATCGGAGGTTTTTGGGTGCAAAAATACCGGAAAGTCTTTACCTACCTGCGTATAGCCTTGGCGTAACATTTCGTCTGGCGTTGCGCCCACTACTACATAGTCGCGTTCTGTAATATCGCGATTAAGTAAAGCATCGCGCACTGCACCGCCTACTAAATATACCTGCATGTTACCTCGTACAAACCGAACTGAACTGAAAGAAAAGCGTGGTACTGAATAACCACTAAAGAATAAATATGACGCGAAGTATACCAATCTTAAAGATAATTTCGCAGTGTATGGGCTTTCTGCTCTATTCATTATTGTTTCAGTGCTTTCACTAAGGCCTAGCGTCTGGTAGTTTAATCGTCGTTTTTAACTATTTTTAGCAGCGACCATGTATTTGAATTACTTCGGATTAAGCGATAATCCTTTTTCTATCGCGCCAAACCCCGATTATTTGTATATGAGCCCTAGGCACAAGGAAGCGTTAGCCCATTTAACGTTTGGGCTAAGAGAAAGTGGCGGTTTTGTTATGCTTACTGGTGAAGTAGGTACAGGCAAAACAACTGTGTCGAGAAAGCTACTTCAGCAGCTACCTGATAATACGCAGGTGGCTATGATCTTAAACCCAACGCTTTCTGCGCTTGAGCTTTTGGCAACGGTGTGTGATGAACTTGGGCTTGAGTATCAGCCTCAACAAGCCAGTCTTAAATACTTCACCGACTTAATTCTTAGTAAGTTAGCCGAAAATCATCAAGCGGGTATTAACACGGTATTGATGGTGGACGAGGCGCAACATTTATTACCTGAAGTGCTTGAGCAACTTCGCTTGCTAACCAATTTGGAAACTAACCGTGAAAAGTTACTTAAGGTAGTGCTAATAGGTCAACCAGAACTACAGCAATTACTAAAGCGTAACGAGCTGCGCCAAC
The DNA window shown above is from Alteromonas sp. KC3 and carries:
- a CDS encoding DUF2975 domain-containing protein, with translation MDSNTTTTPILALRLKKLFDGVFYLFGALMIVGLVMIVVVGLNIPSDQEARHTDINYPLNFRVLPSDEVANAPENDTNKISEIIQGQAEIKLNNTLGKSAWYISNFIYVLQAIVVMITLHYLRKLFANFAQRHYFTQANAMYIRRIAFIIIGSCVVYPIVIYSGGLMILNDIGSFNAQIELSPSISLPITGLIIGLALLVLAQLLDEAVEIYKEQTLTI
- a CDS encoding helix-turn-helix domain-containing protein, producing the protein MKKTIKINLDMVMLQRKMSLTELSEKVGITMANLSTLKTGKAKAIRFSTLLALCEALDCEPGDLIQTE
- a CDS encoding WD40 repeat domain-containing protein, translated to MLSYDALVRKTLTACIVSLLLVMQQGCKEDAPVLPVEETRLTKIPVKQAALSSDASLAAFIHNDHSVSLWDTNSKQQRYIWRQDELGQEALAIITLSSNKKWLAVTGYWSTTLINLHTGKILGSWQFHGKDSGATASSMQFSPEGDSALVGMTDGTVLELDFAQGTALQFSHNTMKVLHVGYASESYAFAGGIDKQWFLWDLTQNDVVHQRHYRSRITASVIDSQSQRAFISDALNSHEIIDLAHNEVITELSFFERFRFFRKGLFLENGEYLVTTSPKSVVTLWNANTGEEQASWEITRYSSEATTHALTINNDGDLVTLSSDGVLQSWDYRALIVTP
- a CDS encoding CCA tRNA nucleotidyltransferase gives rise to the protein MQVYLVGGAVRDALLNRDITERDYVVVGATPDEMLRQGYTQVGKDFPVFLHPKTSDEYALARTERKSGKGYTGFICDASTSVTLEEDLMRRDLTVNAMAQDSSGTIIDPYNGRVDLESRILRHVSDAFSEDPLRVFRVARFATRYAYLGFTIAQETEALMTTMAKSGELKSLTAERVWQETKRSLQEKTPEVFFQVLSNVHALEDWFCEIVPTIEDAIPTLALSATIKPRSNTDSLTVRFAALTAHLSEDEVKSLCTRLKVQNQVSDVALLVCKFKALLLEEDNTAQSLLTLFNGCDTWRRAERFLMVLDAVAPYAHYHGMNWDIRSEQILLALNAATQVDVQQIIAQGIKGPAIKPALEEARLAAIAQIATE
- a CDS encoding ExeA family protein; translated protein: MYLNYFGLSDNPFSIAPNPDYLYMSPRHKEALAHLTFGLRESGGFVMLTGEVGTGKTTVSRKLLQQLPDNTQVAMILNPTLSALELLATVCDELGLEYQPQQASLKYFTDLILSKLAENHQAGINTVLMVDEAQHLLPEVLEQLRLLTNLETNREKLLKVVLIGQPELQQLLKRNELRQLAQRITARYHLLPLTAPEVSAYIAHRLSVADGDISIFSKSTLRAVHQITGGIPRVINLLCDRALTLSFTKQHAVVQKPIFLAAAEQILGDDVVSQRVQSQRKWVLVATFVIAILCGYGVGSLYV